The Saccharomonospora glauca K62 genome has a segment encoding these proteins:
- a CDS encoding IS5 family transposase (programmed frameshift) — protein MVDELSRRLVPDELWALVEPLVPAHQVRPQGGGRSRVDDRAVFTAIVFVLTSGCAWRHLPPSFGVKVPTAHRRFTEWTKAGLWRRLHRAVLDELGSQGMIDWSRAVLDGASVRAKKGGSLTGPSPVDRGKPGSKIHALSDRAGLPLAVAISAANTNDAHALKPLILAIPAVKSRRGPHWRKPDKLHADKAYDQAELRDWVRKQGITVRIARKGIESSQKLGKHRWVIERCIAWLFGYRRLTIRYERYANHFCAFLTLAAALTCFKKLAK, from the exons GTGGTTGATGAGTTGTCGCGGCGGTTGGTGCCTGATGAGCTGTGGGCACTGGTCGAACCGCTGGTCCCTGCGCATCAGGTTCGTCCGCAGGGAGGCGGACGGTCGCGCGTGGATGATCGTGCTGTGTTCACCGCGATCGTGTTCGTGCTGACAAGCGGGTGCGCTTGGCGACACCTGCCACCCAGCTTCGGAGTGAAGGTCCCGACCGCGCATCGTCGCTTCACCGAGTGGACGAAAGCCGGATTATGGCGCAGGTTGCATCGCGCGGTACTCGATGAACTCGGCAGCCAGGGAATGATCGACTGGTCCCGCGCGGTCCTGGACGGAGCCTCCGTCAGGGCCA AAAAGGGGGGATCTCTGACCGGTCCCAGTCCTGTGGACCGCGGGAAACCCGGCTCGAAGATCCATGCACTGTCCGACCGGGCGGGACTGCCGCTGGCGGTCGCGATCTCGGCCGCGAACACCAACGACGCGCACGCCCTCAAACCGCTGATTCTGGCCATCCCCGCCGTGAAATCCCGGCGGGGGCCCCACTGGCGCAAGCCGGACAAGCTCCACGCCGACAAAGCCTACGACCAGGCCGAACTCCGAGACTGGGTACGCAAGCAAGGAATCACCGTGCGCATCGCCCGCAAAGGCATCGAATCCAGCCAGAAACTCGGCAAGCACCGCTGGGTCATCGAACGATGTATCGCGTGGCTGTTCGGATACCGACGATTGACCATACGCTACGAGCGCTACGCCAACCACTTCTGCGCCTTCCTCACTCTCGCCGCAGCCCTCACCTGCTTCAAGAAACTCGCGAAATGA
- the pglX gene encoding BREX-2 system adenine-specific DNA-methyltransferase PglX, whose product MVGASKGERQTVAVRGADLGELVKDLRRQVTVLEDDLRARAQEVSEFHTPLRAEYDEARKRERTAATWESWLDQRVTQVAAAWVLGTVFVRFCEDNGLIQWPFLAGPGERLADAEERHEAYFREHPQDNDRDWIVAAFNHLAEAHPTAAGLFDARFNPLWEITPSFEAATALLQFWRRRGDDGEIRYDFTDPEWDTRFLGDLYQDLSEHARKTYALLQTPEFVEEFILDLTLEPAVEEFGLKGLRTIDPACGSGHFLLGLFRRVLAKWREAEPGTDQWELIQRTLGSVHGCDKNPFAASIARFRMLVAVLREANAIRLDQAPRFPINIAVGDSLMHGRGAPGIQGELFALDEPHTYTTEDVNEYVRSCDLLGKGSYHVVVGNPPYITVKDKQENQNYRDRYDACSGKYALSVPFAQRLFQLAIRRSGSDRDAGYVGQITANSFMKREFGKKLIEDFFRTVQLTHVIDTSGAYIPGHGTPTVILVGRNHEYRQDDPVRAVLGIRGEPSQPEDPAKGLVWSAIVEQITRPGSESEWITAEDVDRTAFAGHPWSLSGGGAGDLQDRIQSGGSMLLGKCFESSGFAAITGVDDAYVLASPLPRWRENQDVQRRVYVEGDQVRDWACGATAKVVYPIDLNVDERSYIETVYLWSMRSVLRRTIYFGETKEERGYHWSDYAFFMRERLKSRLLIAFAFVATHNHFTLDRGGKVHNKSAPVIKLPEGAGEDEHLELLGVLNSSTACFWLKQVCHNKGGPGGGYSKGEKWRDFYEFTGTKLQEFPLPAVLPLELGRALDSLAQDLAAQEPSAIAEAATPTRERLDAARAEHARIRGRMIALQEELDWTVYHSYGLLDDTERAQLTAPDLDTVPEIRLGERAFEIVLTRRMRAGLEETRWFTDFGGQPQTEVPEHWPEWYRQLVQARIDVIEKRRDIALIEQPNCKRPWESETWERKEADALRTWLLDRCERRDLWFGLRDGFEQPRTLTVHQLADAFRDDADMHAVAALYANDHLGKPDLPLAKVLETILTDQHVPYLAALRYKDSGLRKRAQWEQVWEKQREEDRTGQRLDIPVPPKYTSADFRKTSYWTHRGKLDVPKERFISYPDASPDADPSLLLGWAGWDHKDQAQALVNLINDRTADAGWETERLTPLLAGLAEVMPWVRQWHGEYDEEWEGVPADEYQAFLDEQRTKHQLTEDDLKNWRPAPTRRGRRGTAKETQQ is encoded by the coding sequence ATGGTCGGGGCGAGTAAAGGGGAGCGGCAGACTGTGGCAGTGCGTGGTGCTGACCTGGGTGAGCTGGTGAAGGACCTGCGCAGGCAGGTCACCGTGCTCGAAGACGATTTGCGGGCGCGGGCCCAGGAGGTGTCGGAGTTCCACACCCCGCTGCGCGCCGAGTACGACGAGGCGCGCAAGCGGGAACGCACGGCGGCGACGTGGGAGTCGTGGCTCGACCAGCGGGTGACGCAGGTGGCTGCGGCGTGGGTGCTGGGCACGGTGTTCGTGCGGTTCTGTGAGGACAACGGGCTGATCCAGTGGCCGTTCCTCGCGGGGCCGGGGGAGCGGCTGGCGGACGCGGAGGAGCGGCACGAGGCGTACTTCCGCGAGCACCCGCAGGACAACGACCGCGACTGGATCGTCGCGGCCTTCAATCACCTGGCGGAGGCGCACCCGACGGCGGCGGGACTGTTCGACGCGCGGTTCAACCCGCTGTGGGAGATCACGCCGTCGTTCGAGGCGGCGACGGCGCTGTTGCAGTTCTGGCGGCGGCGCGGCGACGACGGTGAGATCCGCTACGACTTCACCGACCCCGAATGGGACACGCGCTTCCTCGGCGATCTGTACCAGGATCTGTCGGAGCACGCGCGCAAGACGTATGCGCTGCTGCAGACGCCGGAGTTCGTGGAGGAGTTCATCCTCGACCTCACGCTCGAACCGGCCGTCGAGGAATTCGGACTCAAAGGTCTGCGCACGATCGACCCGGCGTGCGGGTCGGGGCACTTCCTGCTGGGGCTGTTCCGGCGGGTGCTGGCGAAGTGGCGGGAGGCGGAGCCGGGCACGGACCAGTGGGAGCTGATCCAGCGCACGCTCGGCTCGGTGCACGGCTGTGACAAGAACCCGTTCGCCGCGTCCATCGCCCGGTTCCGGATGCTGGTGGCGGTGCTGCGCGAGGCGAACGCGATCCGGCTCGACCAGGCGCCGCGGTTTCCGATCAACATCGCGGTCGGCGACTCCCTCATGCACGGCCGGGGCGCGCCCGGCATCCAGGGCGAGCTGTTCGCGCTGGACGAGCCGCACACCTACACCACCGAGGACGTCAACGAGTACGTGCGCTCCTGCGACCTGCTTGGTAAGGGCTCGTACCACGTGGTGGTGGGTAACCCGCCGTACATCACGGTGAAGGACAAACAGGAGAACCAGAACTACCGCGACCGCTATGACGCGTGTTCGGGTAAGTACGCGCTCTCGGTGCCGTTCGCGCAGCGGCTGTTCCAGCTCGCGATCCGCCGCAGTGGTTCCGACCGCGACGCGGGATACGTCGGGCAGATCACCGCGAACTCGTTCATGAAACGCGAGTTCGGGAAGAAGCTGATCGAGGACTTCTTCCGAACGGTGCAGCTCACGCACGTCATCGACACGTCGGGCGCGTACATTCCCGGCCACGGCACGCCCACCGTGATCCTGGTGGGGCGCAATCACGAGTACCGGCAGGACGACCCGGTACGAGCGGTCCTCGGGATTCGTGGCGAGCCGAGCCAGCCCGAAGACCCGGCCAAAGGCCTGGTGTGGTCGGCGATCGTGGAGCAGATCACTCGGCCCGGGAGCGAGTCCGAGTGGATCACTGCTGAGGACGTCGATCGGACTGCGTTTGCTGGGCATCCGTGGAGCCTAAGTGGCGGTGGCGCCGGAGATCTTCAGGATCGCATTCAATCCGGCGGCTCGATGCTTCTGGGAAAATGTTTTGAATCGAGTGGATTTGCTGCAATAACGGGGGTCGATGACGCCTATGTGCTTGCAAGCCCCTTGCCGCGGTGGCGAGAAAATCAAGATGTTCAGCGACGCGTCTATGTTGAAGGAGACCAGGTTCGCGACTGGGCATGTGGTGCGACAGCGAAGGTTGTGTACCCAATCGATCTCAATGTTGATGAGCGTTCCTATATTGAGACTGTTTACTTATGGTCTATGCGGTCTGTGCTAAGGCGAACTATCTACTTCGGGGAGACAAAGGAAGAGCGAGGCTATCATTGGTCTGATTACGCGTTCTTCATGAGGGAGCGTCTTAAAAGTCGGCTACTGATTGCGTTTGCATTCGTTGCAACCCATAATCACTTTACTTTAGACCGGGGCGGGAAAGTGCACAATAAGTCTGCGCCGGTGATTAAGTTGCCGGAGGGGGCTGGTGAGGACGAGCATCTGGAGTTGCTTGGGGTGCTCAACTCATCCACGGCCTGCTTCTGGCTCAAGCAGGTGTGCCACAACAAGGGTGGTCCTGGAGGGGGCTACTCGAAAGGTGAGAAGTGGCGAGACTTCTACGAGTTCACCGGCACCAAGCTTCAGGAATTCCCTCTTCCCGCCGTTCTGCCGTTGGAGCTGGGCCGGGCATTGGACTCGCTGGCCCAGGACCTCGCCGCGCAGGAGCCGTCGGCCATCGCCGAGGCGGCCACGCCGACTCGCGAGCGGCTTGACGCTGCCCGCGCTGAGCACGCCCGCATCCGGGGACGGATGATCGCGCTGCAGGAAGAGCTCGACTGGACCGTCTACCACTCCTACGGCCTGCTCGACGACACCGAACGCGCCCAGCTCACCGCGCCCGACCTCGACACCGTGCCGGAAATTCGGCTCGGCGAGCGGGCCTTCGAGATCGTGCTCACCCGTAGGATGAGAGCAGGTTTGGAAGAGACGAGGTGGTTCACAGACTTTGGTGGACAACCTCAAACCGAGGTTCCCGAGCACTGGCCCGAGTGGTACCGGCAGCTCGTCCAGGCACGCATTGATGTCATCGAGAAGCGGCGTGACATCGCGCTGATCGAGCAGCCCAACTGCAAGCGTCCATGGGAATCCGAAACCTGGGAGCGCAAAGAAGCCGACGCGTTGCGCACGTGGCTGCTCGACCGGTGTGAGCGGCGAGACCTGTGGTTCGGGCTGCGTGACGGCTTCGAACAACCCCGCACCCTCACCGTCCACCAGCTTGCCGACGCCTTCCGCGATGACGCCGACATGCACGCCGTCGCCGCCCTCTATGCCAACGACCACCTCGGCAAACCCGACCTGCCACTGGCGAAGGTGCTGGAAACCATCCTCACCGACCAACACGTCCCCTACCTCGCCGCCCTGCGCTACAAGGACTCAGGCCTGCGCAAACGCGCCCAGTGGGAGCAGGTGTGGGAGAAGCAGCGGGAAGAAGACCGCACGGGCCAGCGGCTCGACATCCCCGTGCCTCCGAAATACACGTCCGCCGACTTCCGCAAAACCAGCTACTGGACCCACCGCGGCAAACTCGACGTCCCCAAGGAGAGGTTCATCTCCTACCCCGACGCCTCACCCGACGCCGACCCCAGCCTGCTGCTCGGCTGGGCCGGCTGGGACCACAAAGACCAAGCCCAAGCCCTGGTCAACCTCATCAACGACCGCACCGCCGACGCCGGGTGGGAAACCGAACGGCTCACCCCGCTCCTCGCCGGCCTGGCCGAAGTGATGCCCTGGGTGCGGCAGTGGCACGGCGAATACGACGAGGAATGGGAAGGCGTGCCCGCCGACGAATACCAAGCCTTCCTCGACGAACAACGCACCAAACACCAGCTCACCGAAGACGACCTCAAAAACTGGCGACCCGCCCCCACCCGTCGGGGCCGCCGCGGCACAGCGAAGGAAACCCAGCAGTGA
- the pglW gene encoding BREX system serine/threonine kinase PglW: MSDGRRPTPKPAPPPPKQRWFQERTSPYPWEQDGLDHIRRLMPQAEPYRAWATFSFTAASGRVNECDLLIAVPGGLYLVELKGHTGRVVNNGDTWIFYDEGARRPRTLRNPLHLTDLKCKELKQRLEWAAKQNHYTGRIPRIEPAIFLSAPGLTSELDEVQRTRVYGRDGQVDGLDWIWRDLLSRPPQREHQRISPEFSRHVLPKLLEKIGIRASTAHLRFGDDWELSGEVLDAGPTWEDRLAFRTGLVREEGRVRIYLTEQQAAEERRQSVERAARREYQVLQGITHRGIAQAVQIREHQSGPAILFRHSSSDLRLDSYLDVHGERLSIDTRLDLVRQLAEAVQYAHHRSLYHRALSARSVWVSAKDDGSDPVLRITDWQAAARDFDTTSLSTVGKTSLTGEHLAGSAEVYLAPEFAPHADPVDLDVFGLGAVSFLILTGQPPATQRSGLIEWLADSHGLHPYAVSDGISDALDALVFDATRTELSQRLESADAFLKRLDAAEWESLPESSVPVVDPLTVSAGQMVDERWRVERVLGTGATARALLVRRVDTDDEQPERRVLKVALDDDKAQHLHAEARALALAGGGVVVQLLDGPREVGGRTVLDLEYAGGQDPQGYTLGEHLRAEGRLSYHNLERYGRDLFIALDQLAGKGVRHRDLKPDNFGIYRRADRSTQLMLFDFSLADVSERDVTAGTRGYLDPFLGTNRRPAYDDHAERYAAAVTLHEMASGQRPVWGDGVSDPRTTTDETPVLAAELFEPALRDGLTAFFRRALHRDVNRRFDTVRQMEDAWREVFTAADTAQPLTTPDTVGVEGETLEATRDAHAERATLDTQLDVSGLSPRAASLAQSFGVTTVRELLEQVRPYEISRARGAGKVVRNELNRRHKQWTRALLQPSEPDRPEPESPSGRSTVDELVAVLLPPRGRRGSRKADVVRLTLGLPAGEGEQPPPPWPTQTEVARRLGITQGPVSQHYRAAVKAWAAEPRLSAVRDELVELVAEAGRVMPAHELAATVRARYGVAERDTREHALAQALAVVRAAVDTEAWERQQSEDEDGPRFSALRRGEHVLIALESLPGTDAPSAPELADYAVALGARADELVELDPLPGRGVVVRELRAVPAPEGLPSQADTRLVELAAVMSRHAAASARSELYPRELDLVRALRMSQAAVGVRRDAGITLGDLLAKVRARFPSVAVDENITYVRLEEALREAGTPLEWDIEAQRFRPPAPEFSRLAASSSLTRGGPGPRWSGGLDPQDVLHDKLTRAVEYGGFVALTLWGANLPGAAESLAARYAVRAVHVDGEFLAAFRELVAEHGQDWELVRKLDERFGRTGRPKPGFRRYVQQAWERLRDRLEASSDGERTVLLLHHAGLVGRYADLGGREFLTGLQQAARSARAWPHGLWVLCPGESKREAPQLDGLRVEALTEAERVVLDREFLHGPRGADRAS, translated from the coding sequence ATGTCCGACGGTCGGAGGCCGACACCGAAGCCAGCTCCGCCGCCTCCGAAGCAGCGGTGGTTCCAGGAGCGGACGTCTCCGTATCCGTGGGAGCAGGACGGCCTGGACCACATCCGTAGGTTGATGCCGCAGGCGGAGCCGTATCGCGCGTGGGCCACTTTCTCGTTCACCGCGGCCTCCGGCCGGGTCAACGAGTGTGACCTGCTGATCGCGGTTCCCGGTGGGCTCTACCTGGTGGAGCTCAAGGGCCACACCGGGCGCGTGGTGAACAACGGAGACACCTGGATTTTCTACGACGAGGGTGCGAGGCGCCCGCGCACGCTGCGCAACCCGCTGCATCTCACCGACCTGAAGTGCAAGGAGCTCAAGCAGCGCCTGGAGTGGGCGGCCAAGCAGAACCACTACACCGGCCGGATTCCGCGCATCGAACCCGCGATCTTCCTGTCCGCACCGGGGCTGACCTCGGAGCTCGACGAGGTGCAGCGCACCCGCGTCTACGGCCGTGACGGGCAGGTCGACGGGCTGGACTGGATCTGGCGTGACCTGCTGTCGCGCCCGCCGCAGCGGGAGCACCAGCGGATCAGCCCGGAGTTCTCCCGCCACGTGCTGCCGAAGCTGCTGGAGAAGATCGGCATCCGGGCGTCGACGGCGCATCTGCGGTTCGGCGACGACTGGGAGCTCTCCGGTGAGGTGCTGGACGCGGGCCCGACGTGGGAGGACCGTCTCGCGTTCCGCACGGGCCTCGTGCGTGAGGAAGGCCGGGTCCGCATCTACCTCACCGAGCAGCAGGCCGCCGAAGAGCGGCGGCAGTCGGTGGAGCGGGCCGCGCGGCGCGAGTACCAGGTGTTGCAGGGCATCACCCACCGCGGCATCGCGCAGGCCGTGCAGATCCGGGAGCATCAGAGCGGTCCCGCGATCCTCTTCCGCCACAGCTCGTCGGACCTGCGGCTGGACTCCTACCTCGACGTGCACGGCGAGCGGCTGAGTATCGACACGCGGCTCGACCTGGTGCGCCAGCTCGCCGAGGCGGTGCAGTACGCGCACCACCGCTCGCTCTACCACCGTGCCCTGTCGGCGCGTTCGGTGTGGGTGTCGGCGAAGGACGACGGGTCCGACCCGGTGTTGCGGATCACCGACTGGCAGGCCGCCGCCCGTGACTTCGACACGACGTCGCTGTCGACGGTGGGCAAGACCTCGTTGACGGGTGAGCACCTGGCGGGCTCGGCGGAGGTGTATCTGGCGCCGGAGTTCGCCCCGCATGCCGACCCGGTGGATCTCGACGTGTTCGGTCTGGGCGCGGTGTCGTTTCTGATCCTGACGGGGCAGCCACCCGCCACGCAGCGCAGCGGCCTGATCGAGTGGCTGGCCGACAGCCACGGCCTGCACCCCTACGCCGTGTCGGACGGCATCTCCGACGCCCTCGACGCGCTGGTCTTCGACGCGACCCGCACGGAGCTGTCGCAGCGACTGGAGTCGGCGGACGCCTTCCTGAAGCGGTTGGACGCGGCGGAGTGGGAGTCGCTGCCCGAGTCGTCGGTGCCCGTGGTGGATCCGCTCACGGTGTCGGCGGGCCAGATGGTGGACGAGCGGTGGCGGGTCGAGCGGGTGCTCGGCACCGGTGCCACGGCGCGGGCGTTGCTGGTGCGGAGGGTGGACACCGACGACGAGCAGCCCGAGCGCCGGGTGTTGAAGGTGGCGCTCGACGACGACAAGGCGCAGCACCTGCACGCCGAGGCCCGGGCCCTGGCGCTGGCGGGCGGCGGCGTGGTGGTGCAATTGCTCGACGGCCCCCGCGAGGTGGGTGGCCGCACCGTGCTCGACCTTGAGTACGCGGGTGGGCAGGATCCGCAGGGCTACACGCTCGGCGAGCACCTGCGCGCCGAGGGCAGGCTCAGCTACCACAACCTGGAGCGTTACGGCCGCGACCTGTTCATCGCGTTGGACCAGCTCGCGGGTAAGGGTGTGCGGCACCGGGATCTGAAGCCGGACAACTTCGGCATCTATCGCAGGGCCGACCGCTCGACACAGTTGATGTTGTTCGACTTCTCGCTGGCCGACGTCTCGGAGCGCGACGTCACGGCGGGCACCCGCGGGTATCTGGATCCGTTCCTCGGCACGAACCGCCGTCCCGCCTACGATGATCACGCCGAGCGTTACGCGGCGGCGGTGACACTGCACGAGATGGCGTCCGGGCAGCGGCCGGTGTGGGGCGACGGGGTGAGCGATCCCCGCACCACCACCGACGAGACTCCGGTGCTGGCGGCGGAGTTGTTCGAACCGGCGTTGCGCGATGGGTTGACGGCGTTCTTCCGGCGTGCGCTGCACCGGGACGTCAACCGCCGGTTCGACACGGTGCGGCAGATGGAGGACGCCTGGCGGGAGGTGTTCACCGCCGCGGACACCGCCCAGCCGCTCACCACGCCCGACACGGTGGGTGTCGAGGGCGAGACGCTGGAGGCCACCCGCGACGCGCATGCCGAGCGGGCCACCCTGGACACGCAGCTCGACGTGTCCGGGTTGAGTCCGCGTGCGGCGTCGTTGGCGCAGTCGTTCGGGGTGACGACGGTGCGGGAGCTGCTGGAGCAGGTGCGCCCGTACGAGATCAGCCGGGCGCGGGGCGCGGGGAAGGTGGTGCGCAACGAGCTGAACCGCCGTCACAAGCAGTGGACGCGGGCGCTGTTGCAGCCCTCCGAACCCGACCGTCCGGAGCCGGAGTCGCCATCCGGCCGATCCACTGTGGACGAACTGGTCGCCGTGTTGTTGCCTCCGAGGGGCAGGCGGGGTTCGCGTAAGGCGGATGTCGTGCGGTTGACGCTCGGGTTGCCGGCGGGGGAGGGCGAACAGCCGCCTCCGCCGTGGCCGACGCAGACCGAGGTGGCTCGGCGGCTGGGTATCACGCAGGGCCCGGTGTCGCAGCACTATCGCGCGGCGGTGAAGGCGTGGGCGGCCGAGCCGCGGTTGTCGGCGGTGCGGGACGAGCTGGTGGAGCTGGTCGCCGAGGCGGGCCGGGTGATGCCGGCGCACGAGCTGGCTGCCACGGTTCGGGCCCGGTACGGCGTCGCGGAGCGGGACACCCGGGAACACGCGCTTGCTCAGGCGTTGGCGGTGGTGCGCGCGGCGGTGGACACCGAGGCGTGGGAGCGGCAGCAGAGCGAGGACGAGGACGGTCCACGGTTTTCGGCGTTGCGGCGCGGCGAGCACGTGTTGATCGCGCTGGAGTCGTTGCCGGGCACGGACGCGCCGAGTGCTCCGGAGCTGGCCGACTACGCCGTCGCGCTGGGGGCGCGGGCCGACGAGCTGGTGGAGCTGGACCCGCTGCCGGGTCGTGGTGTGGTGGTGCGGGAGTTGCGGGCGGTGCCGGCCCCGGAGGGGTTGCCGTCGCAGGCGGACACCCGGCTGGTGGAGCTGGCGGCGGTGATGTCGCGGCACGCGGCGGCGTCGGCGCGTTCGGAGCTGTATCCGAGGGAGCTGGATCTGGTGCGGGCGCTGCGCATGTCGCAGGCGGCCGTGGGGGTGCGGCGGGATGCGGGGATCACGCTCGGGGATCTGCTGGCGAAGGTGCGGGCGCGGTTCCCGTCCGTGGCGGTGGACGAGAACATCACGTATGTGCGGCTGGAGGAGGCGCTGCGCGAGGCGGGCACCCCGCTGGAGTGGGACATCGAGGCGCAGCGGTTCCGGCCTCCGGCGCCGGAGTTCTCCCGGTTGGCGGCGTCGTCGAGTCTGACGCGTGGCGGTCCCGGCCCCCGCTGGTCCGGTGGTCTGGACCCGCAGGACGTGCTGCACGACAAGCTCACCAGGGCGGTGGAGTACGGCGGGTTCGTGGCGTTGACGTTGTGGGGCGCGAACCTGCCGGGGGCGGCCGAGTCGCTGGCGGCGCGGTATGCGGTGCGGGCGGTGCACGTGGACGGCGAGTTCCTGGCGGCGTTCCGGGAGTTGGTCGCCGAACACGGCCAGGACTGGGAGCTGGTGCGGAAGCTGGATGAGCGGTTCGGGCGGACGGGCCGGCCGAAGCCGGGTTTCCGCCGTTACGTGCAGCAGGCGTGGGAGCGGCTGCGGGACCGCCTGGAGGCGTCGTCCGACGGCGAGCGCACGGTGTTGTTGCTGCACCACGCGGGCCTGGTGGGCCGCTACGCCGACCTGGGTGGGCGCGAGTTCCTGACGGGCTTGCAGCAGGCGGCCCGGTCGGCGCGGGCGTGGCCGCATGGTTTGTGGGTGTTGTGTCCGGGTGAGTCGAAGCGGGAGGCGCCGCAGCTCGACGGTCTCCGGGTGGAGGCGTTGACGGAGGCGGAGCGGGTGGTGCTGGACCGGGAGTTCCTGCACGGTCCTCGGGGGGCTGATCGGGCGAGTTGA
- a CDS encoding DUF3558 domain-containing protein, whose product MVSKSYKRTGLVASLLLFAAVSACSEGERGIAEPQQSSVSVSGEASEAASTSSGPASLSIDPCELLTADDLAEVGEFEKEYMEGGGARSCRWQETFESGGNGFTFGLSVRDAQGIDTVKDIGNGLKQDEVNQRPTVSTQDPMSGDCTLALKLSDSSRVDVTVLGEGGCEIAEVIAGMVEPRLPELP is encoded by the coding sequence ATGGTGTCCAAATCGTATAAGCGGACGGGGTTGGTAGCTTCGCTCCTCCTTTTCGCGGCGGTGTCTGCTTGCTCGGAGGGGGAGCGAGGGATCGCGGAACCTCAACAGTCCTCGGTAAGTGTGTCAGGGGAAGCAAGCGAGGCGGCTTCAACTTCTTCGGGTCCGGCAAGCTTGTCGATTGATCCATGTGAGCTTCTTACAGCGGACGACTTGGCTGAAGTTGGCGAGTTTGAGAAGGAATACATGGAAGGTGGCGGGGCTCGTTCATGTCGCTGGCAGGAGACGTTCGAAAGCGGTGGGAATGGGTTCACTTTTGGTCTCAGTGTTCGCGATGCACAGGGCATTGACACGGTGAAAGACATCGGCAATGGGCTAAAGCAAGACGAAGTTAATCAGCGTCCTACGGTGTCGACGCAAGATCCGATGTCTGGAGACTGCACCCTCGCTTTGAAACTAAGTGATTCCTCGCGGGTCGATGTGACGGTGTTGGGTGAAGGCGGCTGTGAGATCGCCGAGGTGATTGCGGGCATGGTCGAGCCTCGGTTGCCTGAGCTTCCGTGA
- a CDS encoding DUF3558 family protein yields MAVAGAILLLPTISGCATTESGFANSQTSSNVSLGETQTTVSSSAKPSSSSIDPCELVSAEDLADVGEFETEYQEGGGSRYCVWQEGFESGGNGFSFSVGVRDSQGIDAVRDIGGGVDPTEVNQRPAVKTEDPVSGDCMLAVKVSDSSRIDVTVLGEDGDGDSCGLAEVIAGMVEPRLPELP; encoded by the coding sequence ATGGCTGTGGCTGGCGCGATCCTGTTGTTGCCGACGATTTCTGGTTGTGCGACGACAGAGAGCGGTTTTGCGAATTCGCAGACCTCATCGAATGTCTCCTTGGGAGAGACGCAAACTACGGTGTCTTCGTCTGCGAAGCCGAGCAGCTCCTCGATCGATCCCTGTGAGTTGGTTTCGGCGGAGGACTTGGCTGACGTTGGCGAGTTCGAGACGGAGTACCAGGAAGGAGGTGGTTCTCGGTACTGCGTGTGGCAGGAGGGTTTTGAATCCGGTGGGAATGGCTTTAGTTTCTCTGTCGGTGTGCGGGATTCTCAGGGCATTGACGCGGTGAGGGACATTGGTGGCGGAGTTGATCCGACTGAGGTGAATCAGCGGCCAGCGGTGAAAACCGAAGACCCGGTGAGCGGTGATTGTATGTTGGCTGTGAAAGTAAGTGATTCCTCTCGGATTGATGTGACGGTCTTGGGGGAAGACGGAGATGGTGATTCATGCGGACTCGCCGAGGTGATCGCTGGCATGGTCGAGCCTCGGTTGCCTGAGCTTCCGTGA